In Dyadobacter subterraneus, a single genomic region encodes these proteins:
- a CDS encoding DMT family transporter, whose product MLNPRICLIIGVISISIFPVLVKWAPVSGLTSAFYRMSIAVIVLLPYVLIKNQLQRPDRSLWLPIFICGILFGSDIAIWNLSIHYSNATQATLLSNLSPVWVGIASALFLNDKPGKHFWIGTIMALSGMVILMGFDTFTQMRFDKGFLMALTSGLLYASYMITSKRVLNRMKIVSFMVYSMSVSSIYLLIICLATGQQLWSFTPTIWAVLSVQGLICQLLGWLTISYAVQKLDAQRVSLSLLSQSVVTGLMAWLFINEKVSFQMIIGGIIILAGIGITFLKKKTTS is encoded by the coding sequence ATGCTCAATCCCCGGATCTGTCTTATTATCGGTGTTATTTCCATCAGTATTTTTCCGGTTCTGGTGAAATGGGCGCCGGTTTCGGGGTTAACTTCTGCATTTTACAGAATGTCGATTGCGGTAATCGTTTTATTGCCATATGTTTTAATTAAAAATCAGCTCCAAAGACCTGACAGATCTTTATGGCTTCCAATCTTCATCTGCGGGATTTTATTTGGAAGTGATATCGCAATCTGGAATTTATCAATCCATTATTCCAACGCGACGCAAGCAACATTACTTTCAAATTTGTCACCGGTTTGGGTTGGCATTGCTTCTGCACTTTTTTTGAATGACAAACCGGGAAAACATTTCTGGATCGGAACCATTATGGCGCTTTCAGGCATGGTAATTCTGATGGGTTTCGACACGTTCACCCAAATGCGATTTGATAAGGGATTCCTGATGGCGCTAACTTCCGGACTTTTGTATGCCAGTTACATGATTACGAGCAAACGGGTTTTGAACCGGATGAAAATCGTCAGTTTTATGGTTTACAGTATGTCGGTTTCCAGTATTTATTTACTTATTATTTGTCTGGCAACTGGCCAGCAATTATGGAGTTTCACACCAACAATCTGGGCAGTTTTGAGTGTTCAGGGATTAATCTGCCAATTACTTGGCTGGCTCACTATTAGTTATGCAGTACAAAAACTGGATGCGCAACGCGTTTCGTTAAGTTTATTAAGCCAATCCGTTGTAACAGGATTAATGGCCTGGCTATTCATCAATGAAAAAGTTTCCTTCCAAATGATCATCGGCGGAATCATCATTCTCGCAGGAATTGGCATCACTTTCCTAAAAAAGAAAACCACATCCTGA
- a CDS encoding YwbE family protein, translated as MNALSGTERSNITPGLAVSIVLKQDQRTGKLTKGIVKDILTSAPKHTHGIKVRLATGEVGRVKIIG; from the coding sequence ATGAATGCATTATCAGGTACCGAGCGGAGCAATATAACACCGGGACTTGCAGTATCTATTGTTTTGAAACAGGATCAGCGCACCGGAAAATTAACCAAGGGAATTGTAAAAGACATTTTAACAAGCGCGCCAAAACATACGCATGGTATAAAAGTAAGACTGGCGACAGGTGAAGTTGGACGCGTAAAAATTATCGGATAG
- a CDS encoding FUSC family protein translates to MNYLDEFKKFISSHYLSTGIRLTLGAVIPCLIFHHYGILNNLIAFPLGTLLIGTTDNPGPVHRRRNSLMIAIVTCFVVACVTGFSRHIHFVSFIEIILFGMFFSLVGVYGNRANSIGLISLLVFVFNIDDHISPEMVLHNALVFSAGGIWYLILFLVLQKIRPYKLIQQLLGENFVELGKLLSVKAGYYFAKPDYDELFNQMIHQQVILRENHETLREILFKTRQIVSESTNTSRILMLMFLDSVDLMERILNSQQNYSNLHRAFDDTKILRLFGTYISWLAAELLQIGLAVQGGFPSKPKHDLDEAFNKCQLAFDKIRERRMTHDNVEDFIMLRQILNSIQDITERIKKLHRATAYDVDLSKDYKPNLETDDFITKQEYSPRILLDNLSFKSSHFRHAFRVTLALIIGFLGSLFFDVGHGYWILLTIVTIMKPAFSITQQRNIYRIGGTVLGAFIGFMTLYLVKDDTVIFIIMMLAMIGAYSFLKINYFVASTGITLYVLLWFNFLNPQHITAVLQDRVIDTVIGSIIAYFVSSYVLPVWEHTQIKQYMKEALDANRKYFDNVSTIFTGVALNIGELKLHRKEAIIAMANLSDNFQRMLSEPKKQQVKMEEHHQFVATSHMLTSYIASLSTYAQTVGQSYLSEEFKPMIRQIDRQFETAIKVIEGEQNIGTEVIKESLPQNQKLIELLTIRKKEIKEMGIEKSAQSPARKALSDLKTINGLFELISTITIDEIKILNKISVEV, encoded by the coding sequence ATGAATTACCTTGATGAGTTTAAGAAATTTATTTCCAGCCACTACCTCTCCACGGGCATCCGGCTCACGTTAGGAGCTGTTATTCCGTGCCTTATCTTTCATCATTACGGTATTCTGAACAACCTGATTGCGTTTCCCTTAGGTACTCTGTTGATTGGAACCACAGATAATCCAGGTCCGGTGCATCGTAGAAGAAATTCCCTGATGATCGCCATAGTGACGTGCTTTGTCGTCGCTTGCGTTACCGGATTTTCAAGACACATACATTTTGTTTCATTTATTGAGATCATACTTTTTGGTATGTTTTTCTCGCTGGTCGGTGTTTATGGAAACCGCGCCAATAGTATTGGTTTGATATCATTGCTCGTTTTTGTTTTCAATATTGATGATCACATCAGCCCGGAAATGGTGCTGCACAATGCGCTTGTTTTTTCTGCGGGTGGAATCTGGTACCTGATTTTATTTCTTGTTCTTCAAAAAATCCGTCCTTATAAACTGATCCAGCAATTACTTGGAGAAAACTTTGTAGAGCTGGGAAAACTACTTTCAGTTAAGGCAGGTTATTATTTTGCCAAACCGGACTATGATGAATTGTTTAACCAAATGATCCATCAACAGGTTATTCTACGCGAAAATCATGAAACGCTAAGAGAAATTCTTTTCAAAACACGTCAAATCGTATCAGAATCAACAAATACCAGCCGGATTTTGATGCTGATGTTTCTAGATAGTGTTGATTTAATGGAGCGGATTTTGAACTCCCAGCAAAATTATTCCAACCTGCACAGAGCTTTTGATGATACCAAAATCCTGCGACTTTTTGGTACTTACATCAGCTGGCTGGCGGCTGAACTTCTGCAAATCGGATTAGCTGTACAAGGTGGATTTCCCTCTAAACCAAAACATGATCTGGATGAGGCCTTCAATAAATGCCAGCTTGCGTTTGACAAAATCCGTGAACGAAGGATGACACATGATAATGTGGAAGATTTTATCATGTTACGCCAGATTTTGAATAGTATCCAGGATATTACGGAGCGGATAAAGAAATTGCATCGGGCAACAGCTTACGATGTTGATCTTAGCAAAGATTACAAACCAAATCTTGAAACAGACGATTTTATCACAAAACAGGAGTATTCTCCAAGAATTCTGTTAGATAATCTTTCCTTCAAATCAAGTCATTTCCGCCATGCATTCCGGGTTACGCTGGCTTTGATTATTGGATTTCTTGGCTCCTTGTTTTTTGATGTAGGGCATGGTTACTGGATTTTGCTGACCATTGTAACAATTATGAAACCGGCATTCAGCATTACACAGCAACGAAATATATACCGGATCGGCGGAACCGTTTTAGGCGCATTCATTGGATTTATGACGCTTTATCTGGTCAAGGATGATACGGTCATTTTTATTATTATGATGCTCGCCATGATCGGTGCATACAGTTTTTTGAAAATCAATTATTTCGTCGCCTCCACTGGAATTACACTTTACGTTTTGCTTTGGTTTAACTTTTTAAATCCACAGCATATTACAGCCGTTTTGCAGGATCGTGTGATTGATACCGTCATTGGATCCATTATCGCATATTTCGTTTCGTCATATGTACTTCCGGTTTGGGAACATACGCAGATCAAGCAGTACATGAAAGAAGCTTTGGACGCAAACAGGAAGTATTTCGACAATGTTTCGACAATTTTTACAGGAGTTGCTTTAAATATTGGTGAATTAAAATTGCACCGAAAAGAGGCTATTATTGCGATGGCAAACCTGTCAGACAATTTCCAACGCATGCTTTCTGAACCCAAAAAACAACAGGTAAAAATGGAAGAGCATCACCAGTTTGTTGCTACAAGCCATATGCTAACTTCTTACATTGCTTCCCTATCAACTTATGCACAAACGGTTGGACAAAGTTATTTATCTGAAGAATTTAAACCGATGATCCGGCAGATTGACCGCCAGTTCGAAACGGCAATTAAAGTTATTGAAGGAGAACAAAATATAGGAACGGAAGTTATTAAAGAATCGCTTCCTCAAAACCAGAAATTAATCGAGCTTTTAACAATCCGGAAAAAAGAAATTAAGGAAATGGGAATTGAAAAATCTGCTCAGTCGCCAGCCAGAAAAGCGCTATCTGATTTAAAAACCATCAATGGACTATTTGAGTTGATCAGTACGATTACCATTGACGAAATTAAAATCCTGAACAAGATTTCTGTTGAAGTCTGA
- a CDS encoding MFS transporter encodes MKKSVLTLTLGGFGIGMTEFVIMGILPDIAKSLEITIPEAGHLVSAYALGVVVGAPLLIGFTGSKPPKTILLLLIILFTVFNTISAFAPSYYMLLLSRFFSGMPHGAFFGVGAVVAGRLAEQGKEARSVSLMFAGLTIANLIGVPLGTFIGHHISWRITFMIVGVIGLLTTTSIKIWMPSLAVTNTKGLLSELKFFTRLDAWLIVAVIAVGTGGFFCWYSYIAPLLTEVAGFSDDSIMYILVLAGLGMVVGNFIGGRLADRYSPLYTSAGLLLAMAISLTILYFVSHNQILTLVSTFITGAIAFAMLSPLQMLMINTAKGAEMLAASVSQASFNIGNALGAYLGGLPIAAGLGFNSPEWVGASLAIGGVLVSFVLMFHLKQNKEVRLQAVEV; translated from the coding sequence ATGAAAAAGAGCGTATTAACCCTTACCCTCGGTGGTTTTGGAATTGGCATGACAGAATTCGTAATCATGGGAATTTTGCCGGATATCGCGAAATCACTTGAAATAACAATTCCCGAAGCAGGTCATTTGGTATCGGCTTATGCCCTTGGTGTTGTTGTTGGGGCTCCGTTATTGATTGGTTTTACAGGTAGCAAACCGCCGAAAACAATTTTGTTATTGTTGATTATCCTTTTTACTGTCTTCAATACAATTTCTGCTTTTGCCCCAAGTTATTATATGCTTTTGCTTTCCCGTTTCTTTTCCGGAATGCCACACGGAGCATTTTTTGGTGTTGGTGCAGTGGTAGCCGGCCGACTGGCAGAACAGGGAAAAGAAGCCAGATCAGTTTCCCTAATGTTTGCAGGATTAACAATTGCAAATCTGATCGGCGTGCCGCTGGGAACATTTATCGGTCATCATATCAGCTGGCGGATTACGTTTATGATTGTGGGTGTAATCGGTTTGCTGACAACCACAAGTATCAAAATCTGGATGCCTTCGCTTGCGGTTACAAATACAAAAGGGTTGTTAAGTGAGCTGAAATTTTTCACGCGTCTGGACGCGTGGCTGATTGTCGCGGTTATCGCAGTGGGTACAGGAGGATTCTTTTGCTGGTACAGTTACATCGCTCCGTTGTTAACGGAAGTGGCAGGTTTCAGTGACGATTCCATCATGTATATTCTCGTTTTAGCCGGATTGGGTATGGTCGTTGGTAACTTTATTGGTGGCCGGCTTGCGGATCGGTATTCTCCTTTGTATACTTCTGCCGGCTTGTTACTCGCTATGGCGATATCTTTGACGATATTATATTTTGTTTCTCACAACCAGATATTGACTCTTGTTTCAACATTTATCACTGGCGCAATTGCATTCGCCATGCTTTCGCCTTTGCAAATGCTGATGATTAATACCGCGAAAGGAGCGGAAATGCTTGCGGCCTCTGTCAGTCAGGCGAGTTTTAATATTGGAAATGCCCTAGGAGCATATCTTGGTGGTTTGCCAATTGCGGCCGGTTTAGGTTTTAATTCACCGGAATGGGTAGGCGCAAGTCTGGCCATTGGCGGAGTGCTGGTTTCTTTTGTGCTGATGTTTCATTTGAAACAAAATAAAGAAGTTCGTTTGCAAGCTGTTGAAGTCTGA